Below is a genomic region from Streptomyces ferrugineus.
GCTTCGCCATCGGGGACGTCCAGGGCAAGGGCCCGGAAGCCGCGGTGGTGATCGGCATCGCCCGCCCCTGGCTGCGGCTGCTCGCCCGCGAGGGCTACCGCGTCTCCGACGTCCTCGACCGCCTCAACCAGCTCCTCCTCGACGACGCCACGGAGGCCGCCGACGCCGCCGCCCGCGCCCTGGCCGGCCCGGTGGCCCCCGGCGACGGCCCGCAGACCCGCTTCCTCTCCCTGCTCTACGGCGAGCTGACGCCCTTCGACGGCGGCATCCGCTGCACCCTCGCCTCCGCCGGCCACCCCCTGCCGCTGCTGCTCGGCGAGGACGGCGAGGTGCACACGGCCGCGCAGCCGCAGACCCTCCTCGGGGTCGTCGAGGACGTGACGTACACCAGCGAGACCTTCGAGCTGCGCTCCGGCGACACCCTGCTGTGCGTGACGGACGGGGTGACGGAGCGGCGCAGCGGCTCCCGCCAGTTCGATGACGGCGACGGCCTCGCGGCGGCGCTGGCCGGGTGCGCGGGCCTGAACGCCCAGCTGATCGCGGAACGGATCCGCAGGCTGGTGCACGAGTTCGGGGGCCGTCCGCCGGAGGACGACTTGGCCCTGCTGGTGCTGCAGGCCGAGTGACCGGCGAGGTACGGGACAATAGAACCCATGCCCTCCGCACTCCCCGACGGCGAGCCCGTCCCCGCCGACGGCGCGCTGCCGCCGACCGCCCTCGCCGACGTGGCCGACCGCCCCCTCGGCTTCTACCTGCACGTCCCGTACTGCGCGACCCGCTGCGGCTACTGCGACTTCAACACCTACACGGCGACCGAGCTGCGCGGCACGGGCGGCGTGCTGGCGTCCCGCGACAACTACGCCGAGACGCTGATCGACGAGATCCGCCTGGCGCGGAAGGTCCTCGGCGACGATCCGCGCCCGGTCCGCACGGTCTTCGTCGGCGGCGGTACGCCGACGCTGCTGGCCGCCGACGATCTCGTACGGATGCTGGGGGCGATCCGCGACGAGTTCTCACTGGCGCCGGACGCGGAGATCACGACGGAGGCGAACCCGGAGTCGGTGGACCCGGCGTATCTGGCGCGGCTGCGGGAGGGCGGCTTCAACCGGATCTCCTTCGGCATGCAGAGCGCGAGGCAGCACGTGCTGCGCGTACTGGACCGCACGCACACGCCGGGACGCCCGGAGGCATGCGTGGCGGAGGCCCGCGCGGCGGGCTTCGAGCACGTGAACCTGGACCTGATCTACGGCACACCCGGCGAGTCGGACGACGACTGGCGGGCCTCGCTGGAGGCGGCGATCGGCGCCGGACCGGACCATGTCTCGGCGTACGCCCTGATCGTCGAGGAGGGCACCCAGCTGGCCCGCCGCATCCGCCGGGGCGAGGTCCCGATGACGGACGACGACGTGCACGCGGACCGGTACCTGATCGCGGAGGACGTGCTGTCGGGGGCGGGATTCGACTGGTACGAGGTGTCCAACTGGGCGACTTCTGAGGCCGGGCGCTGTCTCCACAACGAGCTGTACTGGCGGGGCGCGGACTGGTGGGGCGCGGGGCCGGGAGCGCACTCGCACGTGGGCGGGGTGCGGTGGTGGAACGTGAAGCATCCGGGCGCGTACGCGGCGGCGCTTGCGGAGGGGCGGTCGCCGGGTGCGGGGCGCGAGCTGCTGTCGGAGGAGGACAGGCGGGTCGAGCGGATCCTGCTGGAGCTGCGGTTGCGGGAGGGGGTGCCGCTGGAGTTGCTGCGGGAGGAGGGGCTTGCGGCTTCGCGGCGGGCGTTGGGGGAAGGGCTGTTGCAGGACGGGCCGTACGCGGAGGGGCGGGCCGTGCTGACGTTGCGGGGGAGGTTGCTGGCGGATGCGGTGGTCAGGGATTTGGTGGACTGATCACTCGGGCGAGTGAATCGGCGTGGAACGTCGGTTCGGTCCCTAAGCTGGTTCGTAGGCTGCCGCCAAAAGGACGCGGCGGATGTGGAGGGCCACGGAGATGACCGCTGTGGACGAACGCGGGATGACGAAGTACTTCGAGGAGATTGAGCCTCCCGAGGGCGTCAGGGTCGAGCTCCTCCGGGGGGAAATCGTGATGATGGCGGCTCCCGATCTGGTGCACAACCGGATTGTGGCGGACGTGCAGGATCAGATCCCGCGCAAACCCTGGGAACGACTCCAGACGACGGACCTGGACATCATCGACGAGGCCAGCGAGCCCATTCCGGACCTTGTGGTGCTAGAGCGTGGTGTGGCTCCAGACTCAGGCAACCTGGTGCCGTCCCAGATGGTCACATTGGTGGTCGAGGTGGTCTCGAAGACGAGTGTCGACCGGGACTACGGGATCAAGCGCTCGATCTACGCGGCAGGCAAGATCCCCGCCTACCTGATCATCGACCCGATCATGGCGCACTGTGTTCTGCTGACCGATCCCATCGGCGATGGAGATCAAGCCGACTATCGCGGGCAGTGGATTACGAAGTTCGGTGACCCCGTGCTGCTCGAACTGCTCGGGGTAGAACTGGACACGAGCGAGTTCGGAACTCTTACCGGGGTCAGGCGTCACCGGCTGCCGTGACGAAGTCGATCAGCTCCTCCACCCTCCCCAGCAACTCCGGCTCCAGGTCCTTGTAAGACCCCACCCGCTTCAGAATCGCCTGCCACACCGCCCCGGTGTTCTCCGACGGCCACCTCAGTGCCCGGCACACCCCCGTCTTCCAGTCCTCCCCATGCGGCACCCGCGGCCACGCCTCGATCCCCAGGGACGACGGCTTCACCGCCTCCCAGATGTCGACGTACGGGTGGCCCACCACCAGGGCGTGCTCGCTCGTCACCGCCTGTGCGATGCGCCACTCCTTCGTGCCCGGTACCAGGTGGTCCACCAGGACCCCCAGCCGCGCATCCGGACCCGGTGCGAATTCGGCCACGATCGACGGCAGATCGTCCACGCCCTCCAGGTACTCCACCACCACGCCCTCGATGCGCAGATCGTCGCCCCACACCTTCTCGACCAGCTCGGCGTCGTGTCGGCCCTCGACGTAGATACGGCCGGCGCGGGCCACGCGTGCGCGGGCGCCGGGGACGGCGACCGAGCCGGATGCGGTACGGGTGGGACGTACCGGAGCCGCGCCGGACGGCCGGACGAGCGTCACCACCTTGCCCTCCAGCAGGAACCCCCGCGGCTCCAGCGGAAAAACCCGGTGCTTGCCGAAGCGGTCCTCCAGGGTCACCGTGCCGGCCTCGCAGCGGATCACCGCGCCGCAGAACCCCGTGCCGGGCTCCTCGACGACCAGGCCGGGCTCCGCCGGGACCTCGGGGACGGGCTTGGGCTTCTTCCAGGGCGGGGTCAGGTCCGGGGAGTACTGGCGCATTCGGATGACGATAGGAGAAGTGGCCCCGCGCTCACCGCGACACGCCGAATCTGGCGGCCAGCTCGTCGCGCTGGCGCCGTACGAACTCCGCGTCCACCACCGCTCCGTGACCGGGCACGTACAGCGCGTCCTCGCCGCCCAGGTCCAGCAGGCGGTCCAGGGCGGCCGGCCAGTGCGACGGTACGGCGTCGGGGCCCGCCTGGGGTTCGCCGGACTCCTCGACGAGGTCCCCGCAGTAGACGACCTCAGGGTCGCCCGGCACCAGTACCACCAGGTCGTGGGCCGTGTGCGCCGGGCCCACGTTCGCCAGCAGGACCTGGCGGCCGCCGCCCAGGTCGAGGGTCCACTCGCCGCTGACCTGGTGGTGGGGGTGGACCAGCGCGTCCACCGCCTCCTCCGCCGCGGCCGGGTCCAGGCCGTCCCGGACGGCGTCCGCGCGCAGCTCCTCGCGCGCGTGCCGGCCCGCCAGCACCGTGTCCATGCCCACCGGGCCGTACACCTCCGCCCCCGCGAAGGCCGCCGCGCCGAAAACGTGATCGAAATGGGGATGCGTCAGCGCGAGATGAGTCACACGGTGACCCGCGAGCCACTGCGCCTGCGTACGCAACCGCACGCCCTCCGCGAGGCTCGACCCGGCGTCCACGATCAGCGCGGTGCCGTCCCCCACCACCAGCCCCGCCGTGCAGTCCCAGACCGGAAGCCGGTACCGCCCCACCCCGGCCGCCAGCCGTTCCCACCCCAGCTCTTCCCAAGTCACCGTCATACGGCGACGCTAAGCGACACCACCGTCGGGCGCGGCGGTGCTGGCCCGGCCTTGCCCGGGGTGCACCCCACCGCCGTACACTGGCCGGGGACGGCTGGCACTCGGATGGACAGAGTGCCAGGAAACGCGCCAAGGGGACGACCGCTGGAGGTGTGCGCGAGATGCTGAGTGAACGCAGGCTTCAGGTACTGCGCGCCATCGTCCAGGACTACGTCGGGACCGAGGAGCCGGTCGGCTCGAAGGCGCTGACCGAGCGGCACAACCTCGGTGTCTCCCCGGCCACCGTGCGCAACGACATGGCGGCCCTGGAGGACGAGGGCTTCATCGCCCAGCCGCACACCAGCGCCGGGCGCATCCCGACCGACAAGGGCTACCGGCTGTTCGTCGACAAGCTCGCCGGCGTCAAGCCGATGACCCCGCCCGAGCGGCGCGCCATCCAGAACTTCCTCGACGGCGCCGTGGACCTCGACGACGTCGTGGCCCGCACGGTACGGCTGCTCGCGCAGCTCACCCGGCAGGTCGCCGTCGTGCAGTACCCGTCCCTGACCCGGTCCACCGTCCGCCATGTCGAGCTGCTCTCGCTCGCGCCCGCGCGCGTGATGCTCGTCCTGATCACGGACACCGGCCGGGTCGAGCAGCGCATGATCGACTGCCCGGCGCCGTTCGGCGAGGCCTCGCTCGCCGATCTACGCGCGCGGCTCAACAGCCGGGTCGCGGGCCGGCGCTTCACCGATGTGCCGATGCTCGTCGAGGACCTCGCCGAGGCCTTCGACCTCGAGGACCGAGGCACCGTCTCGACCGTGCTCTCCACCCTCCTGGAGACGCTCGTCGAGGAGAACGAGGAGCGGCTGATGATCGGCGGCACCGCCAATCTGACCCGCTTCTCGCATGATTTCCCCCTCACCATCCAGCCGGTGCTGGAGGCACTGGAGGAGCAGGTCGTGCTCCTCAAGTTGCTTGGCGAGGCCGGGGATTCGGGCATGACCGTGCGCATCGGGCACGAGAACGCCTACGAAGGACTCAACTCCACGTCCGTCGTGTCGGTGGGCTACGGTTCGGGCGGCGAGGCAGTCGCCAAGCTCGGCGTGGTCGGACCGACCCGCATGGATTACCCGGGAACGATGGGAGCGGTACGCGCAGTGGCACGTTACGTCGGACAGATCCTGGCGGAGTCGTAAGTGGCCACGGACTACTACGCCGTGCTCGGCGTGCGTCGCGACGCGTCGCAGGAAGAGATCAAGAAGGCCTTCCGGCGGCTCGCGCGCGAGCTGCACCCGGACGTCAACCCGGATCCGAAGACCCAGGAGCGGTTCAAGGAGATCAACGCCGCGTACGAGGTGTTGTCGGATCCGCAGAAGAAGCAGGTCTACGACCTCGGCGGCGACCCGCTCTCGCAGCAGGGCGCCGGCGGCGGTGCGGGCGGCTTCGGGGCCGGTGGGTTCGGGAACTTCTCGGACATCATGGACGCGTTCTTCGGTACGGCGTCCCAGCGCGGCCCGCGCTCGCGCACCCGGCGCGGCCAGGACGCGATGATCCGGCTGGAGGTCGAGCTCGACGAGGCGGCCTTCGGCACGACGAAGGACATCCAGGTCGACACGGCCGTCGTCTGCAACACCTGCAACGGTGAGGGCGCGGCGCCCGGCACCTCCGCGCAGACGTGTGACATGTGCCGCGGTCGCGGTGAGGTGTCGCAGGTGACGCGGTCCTTCCTGGGCCAGGTCATGACCTCGCGGCCGTGCCCGCAGTGCCAGGGCTTCGGGACCGTCGTCCCGACGCCGTGTCCGGAGTGCGCGGGCGACGGGCGGGTACGGTCCCGTCGGACCCTCACCGTCAAGATCCCGGCCGGTGTCGACAACGGCACCCGGATCCAGCTCGCCGGCGAGGGCGAGGTCGGGCCCGGCGGCGGTCCCGCAGGTGACCTGTACGTCGAGATCCATGAGCTGCCCCACCCGACCTTCCAGCGGCGTGGCGACGATCTGCACTGCACGGTGACGATCCCGATGACGGCGGCGGCCCTCGGCACGAAGGTCCCGCTGGAGACGCTGGACGGCCTGGAAGAGGTCGACATCCGCCCGGGCACCCAGTCCGGCCAGTCGATCCCGCTGCACGGCCGGGGTGTCACGCACCTGCGCGGCGGCGGCCGGGGCGATCTCATCGTCCACGTCGAGGTCACGACCCCGACGAAGCTCGACCCCGAGCAGGAGCGCCTCCTGCGCGAGCTGGCCAAGCTGCGCGGCGAGGAGCGTCCGCAGGGGCAGTTCCAGCCGGGGCAGCAGGGGTTGTTCTCCAGGCTCAAGGACGCGTTCAACGGGCGTTGAGTCCGGAGGCAAACTCCGGGCCTATGCCAAGGGGAAGGGTCGATTCGGACTTGTTCGGAGGACGTGACAACATGCCGTCATGTCCTCCGCACTGACCGATCTCTTCCCCCATCCGATCGTGCAGGCCCCCATGGCGGGCGGCGTCTCCGTGCCGCAGCTCGCCGCCGCCGTGTCCGAGTCCGGTGGGCTGGGTTTTCTCGCCGCCGGGTACAAGACCGCCGACGGGATGTACCAGGAGATCAAGCAGCTGCGCGGGCTGACCCAGCGTCCTTTCGGCGTCAACCTGTTCATGCCGCAGCCCGAGCATGCCGACGCCGCGGCCGTGGACGTCTACTCACACCAACTGGCCGGTGAGGCCGCCTGGTACGAGGTCGAGCTCGGGGACCCCGACAGCGGACGCGACGACGGCTACGACGCCAAGCTCGCCGTGCTGCTCGACAACCCGGTGCCGGTGGTCTCCTTCCACTTCGGCGTGCCCAGCGGCGACGTCCTGGAGTCCCTGCGCCGCGCCGGCACCGTCACCCTCGTCACCGCCACCACCCCGGACGAGGCCCTCGCCGTGCAGCGGGCCGGCGCCGACGCGGTGATCGTGCAGGGCATCGAGGCCGGCGGCCACCAGGGCACCCATCGCGACAACCCCGAGACCGAACGCGCCGGCATCGGGCTGCTCTCCCTCGTCGCCCAGGTCCGCGAGACCGTGAGCCTGCCCCTGGTCGCCGCCGGCGGCATCATGCGCGGCAGCCAGATCGCCGCCGCACTCGCGGCCGGCGCCAGTGCCGCCCAGCTCGGCACCGCCTTCCTCGCCACCCAGGAGTCCGGCGCCCACGCCCTGCACAAGCAGGCGCTGACCAACCCCCTGTTCGTACGGACCGAGCTGACGCGCGCCTTCTCCGGTCGCCCCGCACGCGGCCTCGTCAACCGCTTCATGCGCGAGCACGGGCCGTACGCCCCCGCCGCCTACCCCGAGGTCCACCACCTCACCTCGCCGCTGCGCAAGAAGGCCGCCGCCTCCGGCGACCCGCAGGGCATGGCCCTGTGGGCGGGGCAGGGACACCGCATGGCCCGCGAACTGCCCGCCGGGCAGCTGGTGGAGGTGCTGGCCGCCGAACTGGACGCGGCCCTGACAGCGTTGTCGGCGTTCCCGCGGGGCGGTGCCGGCCGATGACCGCGCCGGTCTTCGTCGTCGAGTCGCTGGAGCGGGCCACCGGTCCGGGCGGCGGCGAGTACGTGCTCGACGGGCCCGAGGGGCGGCACGCCGTCTCGGTGAAGCGGCTGCGGCCCGGCGAGGACGTCGTCCTGACCGACGGGCACGGGCGCTGGGCCGAGGGCGTCGTCAAGGCGGCCGAGGGCAAGGACCGGCTCGTGGTGGAGCTCGGCGCCGTGGCCGAGGAGCCGCCGGAGCGGCCCCGTATCACCGTCGTCCAGGCCCTTCCCAAGGGGGACCGGGGCGAGCTGGCCGTCGAGACCATGACCGAGACCGGCGTCGACGCGATCGTGCCGTGGGCGGCCGCCCGCTGCATCACCCAGTGGCGGGGCGAGCGGGGCGCCAAGGCCCTCGGCAAGTGGCGGGCCACCGCGCGCGAGGCCGGCAAGCAGTCGCGCCGGGTACGCTTCCCCGAGGTCGCGGAGGCGGCGACGACCAAGCAGGTCGCGGCGCTGCTCGCGCAGGCCGACTTCGCCGCCGTACTGCACGAGGAACGCGACTACGGCAGCGAGCCGCTGGCGACGGCCGAACTGCCCGCCGACGGCGAGATCGTGCTCGTCGTCGGCCCCGAGGGCGGGGTGTCCCCCGAGGAGCTGGCCCTCTTCGAGGAGGCGGGGGCGAAGGCGTACCGTCTGGGCCGTACCGTCCTGCGCACCTCCACCGCCGGAACCGCGGCGACGGCACTGCTCCTCGGCCGCACCGGCCGCTGGTCCTGACCCGGGGAGGGACGTCCGCCGTGGAACTCGCCCAAGTAAGACTGCTGGTCAGCGACTTCGCCGCCTGCTACCGGTTTTACGCCGACGTCCTCGGCCTCAAGCCGCAGTCGGGCGCGACCAGCGGGCCGTACGAGAAGTTCAGCCCCGCCACCGGCTCGGCGGGCATCGCCCTCCAGGACCGGGCGATGATGGCCGAGGTCCTGGGCGAACTCGGCGACGACGCCAGCGGCCATCGCTCACTGGTCGTGCTGCGGGTGGACGACCTGGACGCCTACTGCGCACAGATCGCCGAACGCGGCGCCACCCTCCTGCGCGGCCCCGCTCCCATGACCGACCGCATGCGCGTCGCCCACCTCAAGGACCCGGAGGGCAATCTGGTGGAGCTGCAGCAGTGGCTGCTGCTGCGCACCTGAGACAGGCCCTGGACCACCTGTGACGTGCGAGCGCGGGGTGTGGCCGTATGTGCTCTACCGCGGCGGCCGGGACAGTGGCAGGCTGCCCTCCCATGGGGGCTCTCAGGAGGGTTTGGGGCCGCGCGGACCGGCCTGCGGGGCGTCGTGCGCGCGCGGTGCGGGTGGCCGGTGCGGCGGGCGTGGCCGTGCTCGCCGTCGGCGGGACGTCGGCCTGCGATCCGGGCGGGCTGAACACGGCGACCGTGGCGTTCACGACCGACCAGACCGTGACCGCCGAGCTGGAGCGGCAGAAGGCCGATGTGCAGTGGCTCAACTGCACCGGTTCGTACGACAACGGCGGCAAAGGCAACGGCGGCAACAGCTCCGCGACGGCCAGTGAGAACACCATCGTCAAGGTCGACTGCGAGGGCGAGACCTCCGACGGCAAGGACATCACCGTCACCGGCCGGATCACCCGGGCCGTCAGCGGTGCCTGTGTGCGCGGGGACCTCGTCGCCAAGATCGACGGCAAGGAGTGGTTCCACGTGAACGGGCTGGGCAACTGCAACGCCACGCCCTCGCCGGTCAACCCGCCCGGCAACGGACAGCAGCCCGGGCCCACCGTCACGGTGACCGTCACCAAGACCGTCTACTGCAAGGAGCACCCGAACTGCTGGCCGGAGGGCAAGTGAGCGCTTTCCGAAGGGAGTTCGGGCAAGTGATCCAAAGGCCTGTCCCCGGACGCCGCCCCTGCCTATGGTGATCGGGTGACTCAGTCCGCGACGCCTGGATCGTCTTCGTATCTCCGGTATCCGCATCTCCACGGCGACCTGGTCGCCTTCACCGCCGAGGACGACGTGTGGCTCGCTCCCCTCGACGGCGGCCGGGCCTGGCGGGTCAGCGCCGACAACGTGCCGGTCTCCCGGCCGCGCATCTCGCCCGACGGCACCACCGTGGCCTGGACCTCCACGCGCGACGGCGCCCCCGAGGTGCACATCGCCCCGGTCGCGGGCGGCCCCTCCAAGCGCCTCACGCACTGGGGGAGTTGGCAGACCCGGGTGCGCGGCTGGACCCCGGACGGACAGGTCCTGGCGATCAGCACCCAGGGCCAGGCGGGCAGCCGCCGCACCTGGGCCCACACGGTCCCGCTCGACGGCGGACCCGCCACCCCCCTGCCGTACGGCCCCGTCGGCGACGTCGTGCACGGACCGCACCTGGTCCTGGCCTCCGCGCCGATGGGTCTTGAGGCCGCGCGGTGGAAACGGTATCGGGGCGGTACCGCGGGCAAGCTGTGGATCGACGTCGAGGGGGACGGCGAGTTCATACGGCTGCACGCGGAGCTGGACGGGAACCTGGAGGACCCCGTGTGGGTGGGGGAGCGGCTGGCGTTCCTCTCCGACCACGAGGGCGTGGGGGCGGTGTACTCCTGCCTCGCCGACGGATCAGACCTGCGACGCCACACACCGGTCGACGGCTTCTACGCCCGGCACGCCGCGAGCGACGGCACCCGTGTCGTCCACTCCCGCGCCGGTGAACTCTGGCTCCTGGACGACCTCGACGGCGCCGAGCCGCGCAGGCTGGACATCCGGCTCGGCGGGCAGCGCACCGACCGGCAGCCGTACCCGCTGAACGCCGCCCGCGCCTTCGGAGCCGCCGCGCCCGATCACACCGCGCGCGGCAGCGCCGTCTGCGTCCGGGGCGCCGTGCACTGGGTCACCCACCGCTCCGGTCCCGCCCGCGCGCTCGCCGCCGAGCCCGGCGTACGGGCCCGGCTGCCGCGCACCTTCCGGGCGGAGGGCGAGGAGTGGGTCGTCTGGGTCACGGACGCCGAGGGCGACGACGCGCTGGAGTTCGCCCCGGCGACCGGCCTCGCGCCCGGGGCCACCCCGCGCAGGCTGGCCGCCGGACAGCTCGGGCGGGTGCTGGAGCTCGCCATGGCGCCCGACGGAAGCCGGGCCGCGGTCGCCGCGCACGACGGGCGGCTGCTGCTCGTCGAGCGGGAGTCCGGCGAGGTGCGCGAGGTCGACCGCAGTGCGGACGGGGACGTCTCCGGGCTGGTCTTCTCGCCCGACTCGGCCTGGCTCGCCTGGTCGCACCCCGGCCCGCGCCCGCTGTGCCAGCTCAAGCTCGCCAACACCACCGACCTGTCGGTCTCCGAGGCGACCCCGCTGCGCTTCCAGGACTTCGCGCCCGCCTTCACCCAGGACGGCAAGCACCTGGTGTTCCTGTCGACGCGGGCCTTCGACCCGGTCTACGACGAGCACGTCTTCGACCTCGCCTTCGTGGTCGGCTCCCGCCCGCACCTGATCACCCTGGCGGCCACCACCCCGTCCCCCTTCGGCCCGCAGCGCCACGGCCGCCCCTTCGACGCGCCCGACAAGGACGAGACGCCCGACAGCGAGGGCGCTCCGGCCACCCGCATCGACCTCGAAGGGCTCGCCGACCGGATCGTGCCCTTCCCGGTCGAGGCCGCCCGCTACAGCAACCTGCGGGCCGCCAAGGACGGCGTGCTGTGGCTGCGGCACCCCGTGCGCGGGGCCCTCGGCTCCTCGCGGGCCACGCCCGACGACCCCGAGCCCAAGAACGAGCTGGAGCGCTACGACCTCGTCCAGCGGCGCGTGGAGCATCTCGCCGACGACGCCGACGACTTCGAGGTCAGCGGCGACGGCAAGCGGGTGTTGCTGTGGACCGACGGCCGGCTCAAGGTGGTGCCGAGCGACCGTCGGGCCTCGGGCGACGAAGACAGCGACTCGAACATCACCGTCGACCTGACCCGCGTACGGCAGACGGTCGACCCCGCGGCCGAGTGGCGGCAGATGTTCGACGAGGCCGGCCGCATCATGCGCGACCACTTCTGGCGGCCGGACATGAGCGGTGTGGACTGGACGGCCGTGCTGGACCGCTACCGGCCGCTGCTCGACCGGGTGGCCACCCATGACGACCTGATCGACCTGCTGTGGGAGGTCCAGGGCGAGCTGGGCACCTCGCACGCCTACGTCACCCCGCGCGGCGGATACGGCAGCGGCGCCCGGCAGGGTCTGCTCGGCGCCGACATCTCCCGCCATCCGGACGGCGGTTGGCGCATCGACCGCGTCCTGCCGTCGGAGACCTCCGACCCCGAGGCGCGGGCGCCGCTGGCCGCACCCGGGGTCGCGGTGCGGGTCGGGGACGCGATCGTGGCGGTGGCCGGGGTGCCGGTGGACCCGGTGGCCGGGCCCGGGCCGCTGCTCGTCGGCACGGCGGGCAAGGCGGTGGAACTGACCATCTCGCCGGCCGGGGGCGGGGACGTACGGCACGCGGTCGTCGTGCCGATCGCGGACGAGCAGCCGCTGCGCTACCACGCGTGGGTCGCGGACCGGCGGGCGTACGTCCACGAGAAGTCCGGCGGGCGGCTCGGCTATCTGCACGTCCCGGACATGCAGGCGCCGGGGTGGGCCCAGATCCATCGCGACCTGCGGGTGGAGGTGGCGCGCGAGGGCCTCGTCGTGGACGTGCGGGAGAACGGGGGCGGGCACACCTCGCAGCTCGTGGTGGAGAAGCTGGCGCGGCGGATCGTGGGCTGGGAACTGCCGCGCGGGATGCGGCCGTACAGCTATCCGGTGGACGCTCCGCGTGGGCCGGTGGTGGCGGTGGCGAACGAGTTCTCCGGGTCCGACGGGGACATCGTCAACGCGGCGATCAAGGCGCTGGGGCTCGGGCCGGTCGTGGGGACGCGGACGTGGGGCGGAGTGGTCGGCATCGACAGTCGGTACCGGCTGGTCGACGGGACGCTGATCACTCAGCCGAAGTACGCGATCTGGCTGGAGGGGTACGGCTGGGACGTGGAGAACCACGGGGTCGACCCGGACGTGGAGGTGGTCCAGCGCCCGCAGGACTGGGTGGCGGGCCGGGACGCGCAGCTGGATGAGGCGGTGCGGCTGGCGTTGGCGGGGCTGGAGGAGCGCCCGGCGAAATCGGCCCCGCCGCTGCCGGACCGGTGACCTGCCTTTCGCCCCCGCCGCCCCTACCCATTCCCGTCCCCTGGGGGCCTGCGGCCCCCAGACCCCCGCTCCGGCCCTGAAGGGGCCTTGTCCTCAAACGCCGGACGGGCTGAAAATCCAGCCCCTCCGGCGTTTGAGGAGCGGGGGTCCAGGGGGCGGAGCCCCCTGGCGGGGTCGAAGGGGCGGAGCCCCTGGGGACGGGAATGGGTAGGGGCGGCGGGGGCGAGGAAGACACATGCCCGGCGATAGCATGCCCCCTGAGAGATCAACCGGCGTGAGGAGGCACACGCATGGCAGGGGAACCGCAGGACGACTGCCTGTTCTGCAAGATTGTCGGAGGGCACGTGCCGGCGACGATCGTGCGGGAGACGGACACGACCGTCGCGTTCCGGGACATAAACCCCCAGGCACCCACCCACGTCCTGGTGATCCCCAAGGCCCACTACCCGGACGCCGCCGCCCTCGCCGCCGGCGACCCCACCCTCGCCGCGGACGTCCTGCGAGAGGCGCAGTCCGTCGCCGACGAGGACAAGCTGGAGAGCTACCGCATCGTCTTCAACACCGGCCCCGGCGCCGGCCAGACCGTCTTCCACGCGCACGCCCACATCCTCGGCGGCCGTGGCATG
It encodes:
- a CDS encoding S41 family peptidase gives rise to the protein MTQSATPGSSSYLRYPHLHGDLVAFTAEDDVWLAPLDGGRAWRVSADNVPVSRPRISPDGTTVAWTSTRDGAPEVHIAPVAGGPSKRLTHWGSWQTRVRGWTPDGQVLAISTQGQAGSRRTWAHTVPLDGGPATPLPYGPVGDVVHGPHLVLASAPMGLEAARWKRYRGGTAGKLWIDVEGDGEFIRLHAELDGNLEDPVWVGERLAFLSDHEGVGAVYSCLADGSDLRRHTPVDGFYARHAASDGTRVVHSRAGELWLLDDLDGAEPRRLDIRLGGQRTDRQPYPLNAARAFGAAAPDHTARGSAVCVRGAVHWVTHRSGPARALAAEPGVRARLPRTFRAEGEEWVVWVTDAEGDDALEFAPATGLAPGATPRRLAAGQLGRVLELAMAPDGSRAAVAAHDGRLLLVERESGEVREVDRSADGDVSGLVFSPDSAWLAWSHPGPRPLCQLKLANTTDLSVSEATPLRFQDFAPAFTQDGKHLVFLSTRAFDPVYDEHVFDLAFVVGSRPHLITLAATTPSPFGPQRHGRPFDAPDKDETPDSEGAPATRIDLEGLADRIVPFPVEAARYSNLRAAKDGVLWLRHPVRGALGSSRATPDDPEPKNELERYDLVQRRVEHLADDADDFEVSGDGKRVLLWTDGRLKVVPSDRRASGDEDSDSNITVDLTRVRQTVDPAAEWRQMFDEAGRIMRDHFWRPDMSGVDWTAVLDRYRPLLDRVATHDDLIDLLWEVQGELGTSHAYVTPRGGYGSGARQGLLGADISRHPDGGWRIDRVLPSETSDPEARAPLAAPGVAVRVGDAIVAVAGVPVDPVAGPGPLLVGTAGKAVELTISPAGGGDVRHAVVVPIADEQPLRYHAWVADRRAYVHEKSGGRLGYLHVPDMQAPGWAQIHRDLRVEVAREGLVVDVRENGGGHTSQLVVEKLARRIVGWELPRGMRPYSYPVDAPRGPVVAVANEFSGSDGDIVNAAIKALGLGPVVGTRTWGGVVGIDSRYRLVDGTLITQPKYAIWLEGYGWDVENHGVDPDVEVVQRPQDWVAGRDAQLDEAVRLALAGLEERPAKSAPPLPDR
- a CDS encoding 16S rRNA (uracil(1498)-N(3))-methyltransferase — translated: MTAPVFVVESLERATGPGGGEYVLDGPEGRHAVSVKRLRPGEDVVLTDGHGRWAEGVVKAAEGKDRLVVELGAVAEEPPERPRITVVQALPKGDRGELAVETMTETGVDAIVPWAAARCITQWRGERGAKALGKWRATAREAGKQSRRVRFPEVAEAATTKQVAALLAQADFAAVLHEERDYGSEPLATAELPADGEIVLVVGPEGGVSPEELALFEEAGAKAYRLGRTVLRTSTAGTAATALLLGRTGRWS
- a CDS encoding VOC family protein, with the translated sequence MELAQVRLLVSDFAACYRFYADVLGLKPQSGATSGPYEKFSPATGSAGIALQDRAMMAEVLGELGDDASGHRSLVVLRVDDLDAYCAQIAERGATLLRGPAPMTDRMRVAHLKDPEGNLVELQQWLLLRT
- a CDS encoding histidine triad nucleotide-binding protein produces the protein MAGEPQDDCLFCKIVGGHVPATIVRETDTTVAFRDINPQAPTHVLVIPKAHYPDAAALAAGDPTLAADVLREAQSVADEDKLESYRIVFNTGPGAGQTVFHAHAHILGGRGMQWPPG